The segment CCAtactgtaacttaggtttccttttAGAAAGGCTCATCTCCCATGATGTGCGAGACCATGGAAAGATAGTTGCTACAGGAATTAACACTTTTCTACTGATTTATGAAGTCCTGAGTCTAATTgccatttttaactttaaaaccTGCAATTGAGCCACTGTGAAGGGGCAATGTATATTGCAAAGGTGAGCCCACTCATTCCTAACAATTATACAAGTGTTATAAACAAACCTCtggtacattaaaaatatttttcacctGGCTTGGATTTTAATTTAAGCCACATCTTAAAAGTAGTCTTCAAATACCCATGTAGAATTATCTATGCAATTCAAAAAAATGATATTTCATGAATGCCTGTCTGAAGGATTACAGAAGCTCTAAAATGCATAGGGGGGGTTTACCCTTTGCCCTCTGAAACCAACAGATTAAGAGTCACCTttaagatgagaaaaaaaaaaaaaaaaaaaaaaaatcatcattttCAGTATAAGTGATGATTTGAACAGGCAAAACAGCTAAAAggagctatttttaaacaattgtaaACACTCCAAATAAATTGCATCATtggaacatgggggggggggggggaataactccacataaaaaaaaaaaaaattaaaaaaaaggcataCCTTTGTGACAATACTAAGTATTAAAGCTTTAGTACCTTATCTAATGTTGCCTGTATTTTTGCTTTGATCTCATCAGCAGTTAAAGGGGTTTTTGGAGTCTTGGGAGTCTGGGATTTGCCTTCTTGCTTTGCCTTCTGCTCTGGTGTCTGAAAAGTTAACAGTAAAAATAAAGTTTACATTGTATCAAATAAacagaagtaaaatataaaataaaaacaatcataaTACAAATCTACAAACTATTAATGCCAACTTACTTTTGGAGTTTTAGCTGGCGTGGTTGATTCAGATGCCTTGCCATTATGGTTTGCCTTTTGTGCACTTTTGGGTTTCACAACTTGGACTGGCTACATGGAAATAAAAATGcagaattttaaacagaaaaaaaaaaaaaaaatattctacactACACATTTCATCTCTATATATGCACTGTCATACAACAGATGAGCACCCACTTGTGGTCAAATGCTGCATATACAAAAAAATCTTCACACAATAGGAAatcttatttggaaaaaaaaagccCAGAATGGATCAAAATGTTATCATATATATCTCATAATAGTGAAGCTAAAGATTTTAGACAACTGTTAGCAGATTTTTAAACACTAAGGGCATGCAGACAAGTGTTTAGCATCAGTCGAATAGTGGTCTCAAATTACAaaatcactaaattaaaaaaagcaataaATTCTACTACAGAGCATATCTATTTACACTTTATAATTAAGCCATTTGTTGGTctagctatataaaaaaaaaaaaaaaaaaaaaaaaaaaagccaaaaatttagaaaaaatgtttttacaacAATTGTTTCACAACAAAATGCAACCCCCACCAATTACCCTTTTTTGGAGGAACCAATCCAAGCTTGAGCTGCAGATAAGACTGGCTTCAAGCATAATGCATTGTTTTATCAACTAAAGCCAttaagaacttgaaatgcacccaccCTGCTAGACATTCCAAGAATTCAAAATGTATCTATAAAAACTCAAGTTATTTAATGCCAAGTTAGCTACCATTTTAGTTTAAAAACAAATTTCACGTCTACTCAATTCTAATATACCTTTTTCACTGGTGTTTCTTCCTCTTCATCATCGTCGTCATCTTCACTGTCATcttcactataattaaaaaaaaaaatcatcaaaaacatgaggtagctcagttggtaaaatggcCCGACTACAAAAGAGTGTTCAATGATGCAAAATTTAAAAGTTCAAATTCTGGCATGGCCGACTTAgccctttcatccttccgaggtcgataaaatgagtaccattaaattgggtaacaactattactattcagctgccgatttggttaattccgagagcaagcactgaaaaagcacctcgagtcccactgggagaaaggcgctatataaatactagttataaaatgttttttctttttaaccatCACACCCCATACATCATATGCAGAGCAAACTTCCTTCCTATTTGCTCTGAAATGCAATAGTTATCACATCCATAGCAAAAGCTGCAAATCCAGATAAACTCGAGTCACTATTTACACCAGTTTGTGtccctaactttaaaaaaatataagcttTAAAAATCCTGCTTTATTGCCCCATCCTACAGGAATTCTATCAACAGAATTGTTTAGGGAACATGATTGGCAGTTATACATTTGCATATAAATGGATACACAATATTTGAGTGTATGATTAGGTCAAGACAATTATACGATTTTAGTTTTACTCACTCATCAAAAGCATCATCATCCTCGTCATCCTCATCATCCTCGTCATCTTTGTCTAGCTtcacttttttctgtaatgtaggtaAATGCTTGTTACAAACTCTGGGAAAGGGAACTTttacaagcaaagtttaaaaacaacaaacaaaaaaaaaaaaaaaaaaacagactacaTTAAAGCTTTAATTAATGCAAGCATAATTTATAGCAGCAATTTAGTTCCGACTTGCAAAGATTTGTATTTTTTGCTTAAAGagactgtcaacaccagaatttttgttgtttaaaaagttaattcctttgttacccattccccccgtttgcataatcaacaataaactttttacctctgattaccttgtgtctaagccactgcaaactgcccccttttatttcagttcttttgacagacatgcattttagccaatcagtgctggctccagggtaacttcaagtgcatgagctcaatgttatctatatgaaacatgaactaatgccctctagtggtcaaaatgcatttagattagaggcagtctttaatgtctaagaaattggcatatgaacctcctagaattagctttctaCTAAatccaaaaacaaagcaaaattagtgataaaagtaaattggaaagttattaaaaattacattccctgtttaaataatgaaagtttcttttggacttgactgcccctttaatctttTGCAAAGTTAAACAATCACTTAATTGTAACCTTTTAGGATAGTACAAGCACATTTTTAACCACTGCAGAGGTTTTTCACATCACTTAAAGGGgcaaaaacaagttgggatagagacaatatttactttacctgcaaatgtatacagcagtgcctcgtcattaacccttttATGGCTTTATCTATGTCTGCTTTTGGTATGCctgcttttggtagaatacaaaagtgaatagggattatctgttggATCTTGCCTAGAAGCTGAACTCatcttgcttatttttgaaaattttaaaatatttgccagtaatttttaaacaatgctatttaattagcccttttaggataggcACAGATCTCAACATATTTTATGGGACTGATCGGTAAGtccacattaaactttcatgatttagatagggcgtgtacattttaacaactttctaatttacttttatgatcaaatttgttttgttctcttgttattcttagttgaaagctaaacctagcctcatatgccaatttctaaacccttgaaggacacctctgcatttgacagtttttcaccactagagggcattcatgTGTTTTATAGAaaaacactgtgctcaagcacgtgaagttatttaagagtcagcactaattacctaAAATGCAAGTGTCAAGGACAGTCAGCAGAAagcttacaggtgaaactcgaaaagttagaatattgtgcaaaagttcatttcactaatgcaacttaaaaaggtGAAACCaatgactcattacatgcaaagcaagatagttcaagccgtgattagtcataattgtgatgattatggataACAGCTcaagaaaaccccaaatccacaatctcataaaattagattacatgcaatcaataaaacaaggattgtacatagaatatAGGACCTCtggaaagtataagcatgcatactataCGTACACAGTACTTTGCTTGGGCCCTTTTTGCAGAAATTACgtcctcaatgcggcgtggcatggaagctatcagcctgtggcactgcaaAGGTGTTATgcaagaccaggatgcttcaatagcagccttcagcacttctgcattgttcggtctcatgccacggtcattgaaccaggttttggtgcttttggcagtgtgggcaggtgcccaGTCCCGCTgcaaaatgaagtcagcatccccatagagctagtctgcggaaggaagcatgaagtgctcaaatctcctggtagactgctgcgttgaccctggaccaaatgaagcacagtggaccaacaccagcagatgacatggctccccaaatcccAAAGGTAAGATTCTTCTGATGTTGTTTAGGAGTGGCTTCACAAGAGGAATAAGACATTTGaagtccatgtccaggatccgtctatgTGGTGGCTCttatgaaagtccccaacacttttgaatggccttttcctgacaatcctctccaggctgcggtcatccctgctgcttgtgtacccttttcttccacacttttcccttccacataactttctattaatgttctttgatacagcactttgggaacatccaacttcttttgcaattaccttttgaggctttccctccttatggagggtgtcaatgatggttttcgtcacaactgtcaggtcagcagtctttcccatgattgtgattcctactaaaCCAGACTGATTttaaggctcaggaaccctttgcaggtgttatggcttaattagccgattagagtgggacactgagcctagaatattgcaccttttcacaatattgtaattttctgagattgtggagttggggttttcatgagctgtaagccataatcaccacaattatgacaaatcacggcttgaactatatcttgctttgcatgtacccagaagcagaactttttttcactttctgcgatgagttttttttttagctaaaaattttctgcaggtcattttgatcaACACTAGAACAGTAAAAATAAAACCAGGGttgtgatatacattttaaatgttaacagACCAAAAATGTATATCACAACCCTGCTCCTACCTGGTAGTACGGTACATGACAAGCTCAAGCTGTCACAAATACTATGTTGTGACagcttgagctgggtgtaattttggaGGAGTTGGGAGGTATCCTGGGTGGAGTTTAGGACAAGTGGGAAGTAGCCTGGGCGGAAGTTAAGCATAGTGTTAGCTTAATAGAGATGTGTGTGGGCAgagttccgggaattgccgattcccatttttgataatcaCCAAATTAGACACAACATCGGTCCCTCCCTCTCTACTGAAGTCCGCGCCCAGGCTGTAAACATTTGTTGTTAATGTGTGCGCAGCGCTAGCTTCTTTTCATGTTCAGGTGTTGTGTCTAATTTGGTGACTATCAAATCGCTCTTTTAGGCAGCAAATTATTCAAAGCACTGCTTAAAACTGAGctggtgttctgtgaagggaccgaactttgtaaaagagcgaaccatgtcacttcctgtgacgtttcatcagctgttgcacaCATATTTCAGCTAATGCGCATgcatgccagcgtcatcacatacctggccgcatacgtcactgctgaAATATTTAGCCCTGTGAAATTCACAAGCCCTTTCTATATCTCATGTGTAGGATTTTCTATCCCAAATGGCGCGCTCATGAAAAGCCTGTTTATTAGCCGACTCTGCAATATTctgaactccgccccccactgcaactactcgtaCTGCTGTAAAGCATCGTGCATGTCATATTTCATTACAGCCTACAATTCATTGTGCTGCTCCTTGTTAATAAAAACAGCATTtactgctgaaaaaaaaacacgtttAAAGAAACGGATTGTTATATTTCTTTACAGCTCAAATTCATTGTGCTCCTTgttaataaacaaaacatttactgatgcaaacaaatgtttaatgaaacaggttgttatatcatccaataaaaattcatcaaaataatgtaagtgattctttcatatttctttctttctctgcatatcctttgttgaaaaataaaattctctggatatccttttttgaaaataattgatttcaatactacagtacacaaagaaacaggttttaatatttatccaataaagattaatcaaataatgttaatgcttctttgagatttcttttgttctctgcatatcttttttttaaaaaaatgtcattctctgcatatcctttgttgacaatactttatttaaaatactccAGTTCACGAACAAACAGTTTGCAATATTTATCCAATAAAGATTAATCaaatatttttaatgcttttttcatatttcttttattctctggatatcctttgttgaaaaatgtcattctctgcatatcctttgttgaaattactTTATTTCAATACTCCAGTATTGGATGAATATTACAAGCTGTTTATTCAAGTACTGGAGTATTGaaataaagtattttcaacaaaggatatgcagagtgacatttttcaacaaaggatatccagagaataaaagaaatatgaaaaaagCATTAACAATATTTGATTAATCTTTATTGGATAAATATTGCAAACTGTTTGTTCGTGAACTggagtattttaaataaagtattgtcaacaaaggatatgcagagaattacatttttttaaaaaaaagatatgcagAGAACAAAAGAAATCTCAAAGAAGCATTAACATTATTTGAGTAATCTTTATTGGATAAATATTAAAACCTGTTTCTTTGTGTACTGTAGTATTGAAAtcaattattttcaacaaaggatatccagagaattttatttttcaacaaaggatatgcagagaaagaaagaaatatgaaagaatcacttacattattttgatgaatttttattggatgatataacaacctgtttcattaaacatttgtttgcatcagtaaatattttgtttattaacaAGGAGCACAATGAATTTGAGCTGTAAAGAAATATAACAATCCGTTTCTTTAAACGTGTTTTTTTTCAGCAGTAAATGCTGTTTTTATTAACAAGGAGCAGCACAATGAATTGTAGGCTGTAATGAAATATGACATGCACAATGCTTTACAGCAGtacgagtagttgcagtggggggcggagttcagAATATTGCCGAGTCGGCTAATAAACAGGCTTTTCATGAGCGCGCCATTTAGGATAGAAAATcctacgcatgcgctatagaaagggctTGTAAATTTCACAGGGCTAAATATTtcagcagtgacgtatgcggccaggtatgtgatgacgctggcacgcatgcgcattagctgaAATATGTGTGCAACAGCAGATGAAACAGAGCACCGGTCCACCCCTCTCTACTGAAGCCCGCGCCCAGGCTGGAAACATGTGTTGTGAATGTGTGCGCAGCGCTAGCTTGTTTTCATGTTTAGGAGACCCTTGATGTGTGAGTGTAATAAGGCTGATTATTTTACCATTATCGTGTATTGTTATTTCTTGTGGGAACGATAATGAAATGTAGTGCATTTCATTGCTTGTCTTCTGAGTTCACCTCAAAAACGTGTTCATTGTAGATATTAATTTCCATAACCTTAACCATTTGGCTGCCGATGTTGTGTCTAATGGTTAAGGTTATGGAAATTAATATCTACAATGAACACGTTTTTGAGGTGAACTCAGAAGACAAGCAATGAAATGCACTACATTTCAGTATCGTTCCCACAAGAAATAACAATACACGATAATGGTAAAATAATCAGCCTTATTACACTCACACATCAAGGGTCTCCTAAACATGAAAACAAGCTAGCGCTGCGCACACATTCACAACACATGTTTCCAGCCTGGGCGCGGGCTtcagtagagggggggggggggaccggcTCAGTTTTAAGCAGTGCTTTGAATGATTTCACCAAAGTAGACAGTGACACAACACCTAAACATGAAAACAAGCTAGCGATGCGCACACATTCACAACACGTTTCCAGCCTGGGCGCGGGCTTCAGTAGAGAAGGGGGTACCGGCTAAGTTTAAAGCAGTGCTTTGAATAATTTGCTGCCTGAGAGAGCGACTTTACCCCTTCTGCTTGCCCATTGCCctaataaatgtaaaaagaaaaacatgtcCTGGGCGATATGAATTGCGCATCCCTAGCTGCACTTACCTCTCAGTCAAAGGAACAGAAGCCGTTCTGGCGGCTAAAAGTAACAAATTAAGATATAGCAGCATCTAAAAAAACGTATCAATTTAAAGTATCAATTTCATGAGCAtcagccattagccaataattttaaagtaaaaatgtgccggttgcactgcagaaaaataaaaaaattcatgttGAAGAAAATTCTGTGCATAACATAACTGgccattctttctgcaggcaggctccactttctgcgatattatcgcagatcgcactatgttctgccttggggtgcatgtaatgagtcttatattagtttcaccttttaaattgcattagtgaaataaatgaacatttgcacgatattctaattttttttgtgtatcacctttcgatacaaggtaattccagatgtaaaaagtatatttatataacagtgttggctgtgcaaaactgagggtatggtaaataaagggattctttttaaacaacacatttttggtgtttaaaacCCTTAAACGTTTTATTTTACAAATCAGTGTTCCATACCTGGGGGACCTTTGATGCCAAATTAGCAGCACTTCTTTTCTTTGGACTTGGAgtagcttcatcttcctcttcatcGGAGGACTCAAGATCATCTTCTAAAGCTAAATGTTTTTGGTATAAGTAAATTTGTTAATGCTATGTTTGGCTGTATTAATAGTATTAAAAACACAACCCACCCACATTTCTAAAAcctacccacaaaaaaaaaaaaaaaaaaaaaaaaaaaaaaagttatggaaTATACATATGCAAGTGCTATAAAATGCACCTACATAAAATATGCGAAGGCTGTACAGCTCTGGTATTATAGCAGTCAAAATAAAGTGCAAGGTtgcatttctatttctatttaaaattgaagcaTTTCTGTACTAGCCTTTAGAGATGCTGttcactaaaaaacaaacaaaaaaacaaaaaagttaagggGCACGCAACATACTTTAAACACCACCTCAGCTAAAAATTGATGGCTAGTATAATGCAAATTGAGtcacagataacacacacacaccatgtccAGCTCAATCATTAGTATTCACATCTTTGAACGCAGGTGCATAGATGGGAGCCATCCAAAAGGTAGAATTACTCACCCACAAGATGTTGTCCACTGACATATACAGGCCCAGACCCAGATTTTAACCGCAGAACTACAGGTGGGGTAATTTCAAAGCCACCAAgtgatacctaaaaaaaaaaaaaaaaaaattaaaatgttagagAGATGATATATATTCCATATCCAACCAAAGTGATGAATCCAACAGACGGTACCCGTATTCCCCAGACACTTCACACAGCAGGAGGTAAACCAAAAGTTTCGGCTcacaggagcctttgtcaatggtagcCAAAGCCAAAACAGACAAACAGAACCGGAGCCAACACTTAAATACCCACCTTCCCCAGTGTAACAACCAACCAGCTCAAGCGGCACACCCCACACAGCGCAAGGCTCTACATCAGCAGAGAGCTTAACAAGACGTCAGTGATGTAATCATGCCAACTATGCCCCCGTGCCGGTTGTCAAGGAGATCAGTATCAGGGAGATGAGTCAGACAACCAGGGGAAACAACCCCATAGGTAAATACATTGTACGTACCCCCATGCCTACAAGGAGTAGGAAGAAACTTTATAAGGACGGCtccccataggcctagatttatctGGCCTTATAACAACATCCATAGTCAATATTAGAGTTTAAACCTTGAGGGATAACCGtgtcaggattaaagggacagtcttggccaaaaaaaaaaacctcatgattcagatagagcatgtaattttaaacaattttccaatttacttttatcaccaattttgctttgttctcttggtatccttagttgaaagcttaacctaggaggttcatatgctaatttcttagaccttgaagcccaccgctttcagattgcattttaacagtttttcaccactagagggtgaaagttcacatatttcatataaataacactgtgctcgtgcacgagaagttattgttggctatgcaaaactgggaaatgggtaataaaaggattatctatcttttaaaaacaataaaaattctggtgtagactgtccctttaaatatccagcGGGCCTCCATCCGTAGAAGTGCCAAGCCTCTGTCACCACCTCGTTTTGGACGTGGAACATGATCAGTAGTGTGCGCAGGGAAGAGATGGAGTGTCTAGCAGTCAAAAAATGCGGTGCCACAGGCATTGTATTTGCTCCCAAAAATCATTGGAGAACCCccccccgggcagacctattgtgtctgccagggggtcAACTCCTACAGCACTTAGCTGAACTCATTGATTTTTTATTTGCAACCAGTGGTACAAAACACACCTTAAAGATTAATTTGAATTGATCAACTTGCTAAAAAATATTGACATAGTTGAGTCATTAGGTAGGTGTAAAGTGCAGACATTACTTAAGAAAGACACAGATAGAAATTCAATTCTACATTATAGCAGCTTTCACCCTAAATTCCAGAAAGATGGGGTCAGTTCCTCTCAGCTCATCTGCAACAATACAGACGACTGCCGCAAAGAAATACAATTGGAAGAGATGTCTCAGATTCCTCGAGAGGGGTTATCCGTTGTGTCTAATTGAACAACAACAACAACGTCTGAAAGCAAGTGAATGGACACAAGATACATTGACCACTAGGAAAGCTGCTGATGATACGTCAAGTCGTTTGAACTTCCTTACCACTTACACTCTAGGTTCCGAGATGTTGAGCACCACCATTAAAAGAAATTGGCTGATGCTGTCTTAAGACATTAGTCTTCAATTTGTTGACTCCCCTATACTGCGAATGGTGTACAGGAGAGCTAATAACTTGAGGGATCTATTAGTACTAAATAATCCAGTACACTGTTAGGAGAAACAGGGGTGGTTGTCTACAGGCAAACctggatgttacaaatgtggcaatttTGTAACGTGCAACAGTCCAATAACGGGTAACTCATTTCAACACTCACATACCAACAGTTCAAGATTAGACACAGGTTGACGTGCACTTCTGAATTTGTCATATCGGTAAGACTGACGTCCTTCAGGGAACGATTTGCCAACCACAAGTCAGCCATTCACCAGGCACGTTCTGACCAACATGAGGCACTGCCTTTTTTGACTGCTAGACACTCCATCTATTCCCTGCGCACACTACTGATTGACCATGTATAACGTCTAAAACGAGGTGGTGACAGAGGCTAGGCACTACGGATGGAGGCCCGCTGGATATTTAATCTTGACACGGTTACCCCTCGAGGTTTAAACTCCAACATTGACTATGGATGTTGTTATAAGGCCAGATAATTCTAGGCCTATGGGGAGCCGCCCTTATAAAGTTTTCTTCCTACTCCTTGTAGACATGAAGTGTCTACATACCCCTCTGCTGGGGGTACATACAATGTATTTACCTATGGGGTTGTTTCCCCTGGTTGCCCGACTAATCACCCCGATACCGATCGGTATAGCGGGTTTTGTATGTCAGCATATCGTATTATACAATTTGTATCATGAGTAATAGGATTACAGATGTTACCTAGTAATTATGTTCCCATTTTCCGTTTATGTATTATACACAATGTCACGTTTGACacatttctgtttttgttttgtaagCCCACCGCGGGTGGCCCCGCCCACATCCCTCGGCTGGTTTGTTTACACATGGCTTTGTGTTCTGATCTCCTTGACAACCGGCATCGCTGATGTCACTGGGGGCAGAGTTTGCATGAATACATCACTGACGTCTGGTTAAGCTCTCTGCTGATGCGGAGCCTTGCGCTGTGTGTGCCGCTTGTGCTGGCTGATTGGTTGTTACACTGGGGAGGTGGGTATTTAAGTGTGAGCTCCGGTTCTGTTTGTTATGTCTGTTTTGGCTATcattgacaaaggctcctgtgagccgaaacgtttggtttacCTTATACTATTAAACGGATTGAAAAATCCTGCTGTGCCAAGTTTCTGGGGAATACGGATACAGTCCGTTGGATATACATTTGTTTGGCAGTGCACCAGGTGGTTGCTTGATTGGAGTGTGCCGTTtccacactgtacatatatacacacttatttttTTCATGACCTGACAAGTTTATCTCCCAGATTAATAGTGGTTACATAGCAGCAGACAATATGTAAAATAAATCTCATTACAGGGATACGGTACTGGTATTAATTTCTATTTAATATGTTACCAagtcattgaaggccgcctcttatccgattgcataagacagtttcacagctacagggtgttagttcatgtgtgccatatagtgaACATTGTTCTCACGcaattggagttatttatgagagggcactgattggttaaaatgcaagtctgattaccttgtttctaagtctctgcagactaccccctcccTTACGTTATTttgacagaggtaaaaaaaaaaaaaaaaatatatatctccctGTGttgaggaatggataataaagggatctttttaaacaaaatttcggagtagactgtcccttaaagtgaaggtcaatttgacaaagaattaaataaatttaatagaagtaaattggaaactttaaaaattgtattctctatctaaatcatgaaagaaaaatattgggtttaatgtccctttaagtgttggttgtgtaaaactggggaattggtagcaTAGgcgttctttttaaacaaaaaaaattaatcaagtAGATTGTTTTTAAAGTGACTTTTTAATTCAGTTTGACTTGaca is part of the Bombina bombina isolate aBomBom1 chromosome 6, aBomBom1.pri, whole genome shotgun sequence genome and harbors:
- the NPM1 gene encoding nucleophosmin codes for the protein MEDSMDMDNMTPLRPQNFLFGCELKADKKEYSFKVEDDDNEHQLSLRTVSLGAAAKDELHVVEAEGMNYEGKIIKITLASLKPSVQPTVSLGGFEITPPVVLRLKSGSGPVYVSGQHLVALEDDLESSDEEEDEATPSPKKRSAANLASKVPQKKVKLDKDDEDDEDDEDDDAFDDEDDSEDDDDDEEEETPVKKPVQVVKPKSAQKANHNGKASESTTPAKTPKTPEQKAKQEGKSQTPKTPKTPLTADEIKAKIQATLDKGAGVPKLEPKFANYIKNCFRVENPKVIQDLWKWRQSKDGK